A genomic segment from Melanotaenia boesemani isolate fMelBoe1 chromosome 9, fMelBoe1.pri, whole genome shotgun sequence encodes:
- the LOC121646153 gene encoding LOW QUALITY PROTEIN: olfactory receptor 52K1-like (The sequence of the model RefSeq protein was modified relative to this genomic sequence to represent the inferred CDS: substituted 1 base at 1 genomic stop codon): MLEVQPSWNFSHSSFMFRIFPELQNHRWLLALPFSISYLSVLLGNSLLVYVIRRVERLHSPMYLLICTLCVVDVLVVTTILPNMLFSLLFDWNHISLAGCLVQMFFTHFLSSVESTLLLAMALDRYVAICEPLRYAHIINSSMLLKLLLFTLVRSISIMATLVGLAGSLWFCGSNVIEHCYCDHMALVSLACDSTEKNHAAGLAVIVCFVGVDIPIIVFSYVKILSVVLXASAASEERLKAFHTCSTHLMVITCFYLVGSITFLSHNLNIPIATETNSLMGVMYILLPATINPIIYGVRTKEIQNGLFQLFQLNTKKILSVKVFPGKGQTGPT, encoded by the coding sequence ATGTTGGAGGTTCAGCCGAGCTGGAACTTTTCCCACAGCAGCTTTATGTTCCGAATATTTCCCGAGCTGCAGAACCACCGCTGGCTGCTGGCGCTCCCGTTCTCCATCTCCTACCTGTCGGTGCTGCTGGGAAACTCCCTGCTGGTGTACGTGATCCGCCGAGTGGAGCGCCTCCACAGCCCCATGTATCTCCTCATCTGCACGCTGTGTGTAGTTGACGTCCTGGTGGTGACCACCATCCTCCCCAACATGCTCTTCAGCCTGCTCTTCGACTGGAACCACATCTCATTGGCTGGCTGCTTGGTTCAGATGTTCTTCACTCACTTCCTGTCCTCCGTGGAGTCCACGCTGCTTCTGGCCATGGCGTTGGACCGCTATGTGGCCATCTGTGAGCCGCTGCGCTACGCCCACATCATTAACTCCTCCATGCTGCTGAAGCTGTTGCTCTTCACGCTGGTGCGCAGCATCTCCATCATGGCAACCCTAGTGGGGTTGGCGGGTTCTCTGTGGTTCTGCGGCTCCAACGTCATCGAGCATTGTTACTGCGACCACATGGCGCTGGTCAGCCTGGCGTGCGACAGCACTGAGAAGAACCACGCCGCCGGCCTGGCTGTGATCGTCTGCTTCGTGGGAGTGGACATACCCATCATCGTCTTCTCCTACGTGAAGATACTGAGCGTGGTTCTATGAGCATCGGCGGCCAGCGAAGAGCGCCTGAAGGCGTTTCACACCTGCAGCACTCACCTGATGGTCATCACCTGTTTCTACCTGGTGGGTAGCATCACCTTCCTCTCTCATAACCTGAACATTCCCATTGCAACGGAGACCAACTCCTTGATGGGAGTCATGTACATCCTGCTCCCAGCAACGATCAACCCCATCATCTACGGTGTTCGTACCAAAGAAATCCAGAACGGACTTTTCCAACTTTTCCAGctcaacacaaagaaaatcctGTCTGTCAAGGTTTTTCCTGGAAAAGGACAAACAGGACCAACCTGA